A single genomic interval of Peromyscus leucopus breed LL Stock chromosome 7, UCI_PerLeu_2.1, whole genome shotgun sequence harbors:
- the Ccnb2 gene encoding G2/mitotic-specific cyclin-B2 encodes MALLRRPTVSSDLKTIDTGVNPKAKSHVTIRRGVLEEIGNKVRTRATQVAKKPQNTKVPVQPAKVTNVSKQPKPTASVKPVQMETLAPKEPSPVPEDVSMKEENLCQAFSDALLCKIEDIDNEDWENPQLCSDYVKDIYQYLRQLEVLQSISPHFLDGRDINGRMRAILVDWLVQVHSKFRLLQETLYMCIAIMDRFLQAQPVCRKKLQLVGITALLLASKYEEMFSPNIEDFVYITDNAYTSSQIREMETLILKELKFELGRPLPLHFLRRASKAGEVDVEQHTLAKYLMELTLIDYDMVHYHPSQVAAAASCLSQKVLGQGKWNLKQQYYTGYMESEVLEVMQHMAKNVVKVNENLTKFIAIKNKYASSRLLKISTIPQLNSKTIKDLASPLMGRL; translated from the exons ATGGCGCTGCTCCGACGCCCGACG gtgtCCAGTGATTTGAAGACTATTGACACAGGAGTTAATCCTAAAGCTAAGAGCCATGTGACTATCCGGCGAGGAGTTTTAGAAGAAATTGGAAATAAAGTTAGAACCAGAGCAACCCAAGTGGCGAAG AAACCTCAGAACACCAAAGTACCAGTTCAGCCCGCCAAAGTGACCAATGTCAGCAAACAGCCGAAACCGACAGCTTCCGTGAAACCGGTACAGATGGAGACACTGGCTCCAAAG GAGCCTTCTCCCGTCCCCGAGGATGTCTCCATGAAGGAAGAGAACCTGTGCCAAGCTTTCTCTGATGCTTTGCTCTGCAAGATCGAGGATATAGATAACGAGGACTGGGAAAACCCTCAGCTCTGCAGTGACTACGTGAAGGACATCTACCAGTACCTCAGGCAGCTCGAG GTTTTGCAGTCCATCAGCCCACACTTCTTAGACGGAAGAGATATAAATGGACGCATGCGTGCCATCCTGGTGGACTGGCTGGTCCAAGTCCATTCCAAGTTTAGGCTTCTGCAGGAAACCCTGTACATGTGCATTGCCATCATGGACCGGTTCCTACAG GCTCAGCCAGTCTGCCGGAAGAAACTGCAGCTGGTTGGGATCACAGCTTTGCTCTTGGCTTCCAAATACGAGGAGATGTTTTCCCCAAATATCGAAGACTTTGTTTATATCACAGACAACGCTTACACCAGTTCCCAAATCCGAGAGATGGAGACTCTGATTTTGAAAGAGCTGAAATTTGAGTTGGGCCGGCCTTTGCCACTCCATTTCTTAAGGCGAGCCTCCAAAGCCGGGGAG GTTGATGTCGAACAGCACACCTTAGCCAAGTATCTGATGGAGCTGACACTCATCGACTATGACATGGTGCATTATCACCCTTCTCAGGTCGCAGCTGCCGCTTCCTGCCTGTCCCAGAAGGTGCTGGGCCAGGGGAAATGG AATTTAAAGCAGCAGTATTACACAGGATACATGGAGAGTGAAGTACTGGAAGTCATGCAGCACATGGCCAAGAACGTGGTGAAAGTCAATGAAAACCTCACCAAGTTCATT GCGATCAAGAACAAGTATGCCAGCAGCAGACTCCTGAAGATCAGCACGATCCCTCAGCTGAACTCCAAAACCATCAAAGACCTTGCCTCCCCTCTGATGGGCAGGCTTTAG